The following are encoded together in the Pseudodesulfovibrio indicus genome:
- a CDS encoding uridine kinase — protein MGKLIKEKDEKGRLHIDTPLMGESLVDRGLLKRTEASEYFRMQPDVNVLKIGGQSIMDRGAKALFPILEELVKAKEKHKLLLMCGGGTRARHVYSIGVDLGMPTGVLSKLGDKVSAQNAEMLSVLLAKHGAALIGHGAHLEQLHMYCQLGYLPITTGIPPYGFFEHPAEHGSIPPHRTDSGAFLLAENIGAKSLIYLKDEKGMFESDPKKAKDTAKLKFIDKIHVEELIAMDLEDLIVERPVLTFLKNAKTLKSFQIIDVLRHPEHLHAALAGEHVGTIIYKD, from the coding sequence ATGGGCAAGCTCATCAAGGAAAAGGACGAGAAAGGCAGACTGCATATTGATACCCCGCTGATGGGCGAATCCCTGGTGGACCGTGGGCTGCTCAAGCGCACGGAGGCCAGCGAGTACTTCCGCATGCAGCCGGACGTCAACGTGCTCAAGATCGGAGGCCAGTCCATCATGGACCGCGGGGCCAAGGCGCTGTTTCCCATCCTGGAGGAACTGGTCAAGGCCAAGGAGAAGCACAAGCTCCTGCTCATGTGCGGCGGCGGCACCCGCGCCCGCCACGTCTACTCCATCGGCGTGGACCTGGGCATGCCCACGGGCGTGCTCTCCAAGCTCGGCGACAAGGTCTCGGCCCAGAACGCGGAGATGCTCTCCGTGCTCCTGGCCAAGCACGGCGCGGCGCTCATCGGCCACGGCGCGCACCTGGAGCAGCTGCACATGTACTGCCAGCTCGGCTATCTGCCCATCACCACCGGCATCCCGCCCTACGGGTTCTTCGAGCATCCGGCGGAGCACGGGTCCATCCCGCCCCACCGGACCGACTCCGGCGCGTTCCTCCTGGCCGAGAACATCGGCGCCAAGTCCCTGATCTACCTCAAGGACGAGAAGGGCATGTTCGAGAGCGATCCCAAGAAGGCCAAGGATACGGCCAAGCTCAAGTTCATCGACAAGATCCATGTGGAGGAGCTGATCGCCATGGACCTGGAGGACCTCATCGTGGAGCGGCCGGTCCTGACCTTCCTCAAGAACGCCAAGACGTTGAAGTCCTTCCAGATCATCGACGTCCTCAGGCACCCGGAGCATCTCCATGCCGCCCTGGCGGGCGAGCACGTGGGCACGATCATCTACAAGGATTAG
- a CDS encoding helix-turn-helix transcriptional regulator, giving the protein MSQKVGGGKPQRYVQPSLLMALKAGPSYGYQLIQTIADYGFMRDEAPPGMIYRHLRQMDEEGLVSSSWDAEGDGPAKRVYSVTAEGLEILEAWILHMERQRDRLDAFIRRYRES; this is encoded by the coding sequence ATGTCGCAAAAAGTCGGCGGCGGAAAGCCGCAACGATACGTCCAGCCCTCGCTGCTCATGGCCCTGAAGGCGGGACCTTCCTATGGATACCAGCTGATCCAGACCATCGCGGACTACGGATTCATGCGCGATGAGGCGCCTCCTGGCATGATCTATCGGCACCTGCGCCAGATGGACGAGGAGGGACTGGTGTCGTCCTCATGGGACGCGGAGGGAGACGGCCCGGCCAAGCGGGTCTATTCGGTCACCGCCGAAGGACTGGAGATTCTGGAGGCGTGGATACTCCACATGGAGCGGCAGAGGGACCGGCTGGACGCCTTTATCCGGCGATACCGGGAGTCCTGA
- a CDS encoding MFS transporter — MRRLYLDRDLQYVFGVTLMAVLGVSSIIPALPDIMRGLDLGPVQIGLVISAFTLPGVLFSPVVGILADRAGRKVILVPSLFVFAGFGFACFFARTVEQLLVLRFLQGMGAAPLGVLYSTMIGDLYSGPERGQAMGYNASVLAMGTAGYPALGGFLALLGWNYPFLLPLLAVPLGLAILCCMDTPEPKKSGSLKDYFRDALALMATRQALSLFATTLLTFVILYGPVVTYLPVLLNHRFAASPATIGMVFLVASGFTGVASFQLGHLTRRFGQRSLLSTAAVFYALAMLLIPHASTLWLTVPGVICFGVAQGLNIPTIMTMLTTIAPMEQRGAFMAANGLLLRLAQTVAPMLMGGLYALAGMEAVYLGGLVAAGTIFFLALFFISNAE; from the coding sequence ATGCGAAGGCTGTATCTCGACCGCGACCTGCAATACGTCTTCGGGGTCACGCTCATGGCCGTGCTGGGCGTGTCGTCCATCATCCCGGCCCTGCCCGACATCATGCGCGGGCTCGACCTCGGCCCGGTCCAGATCGGGCTTGTCATCTCCGCCTTCACCCTGCCGGGCGTGCTCTTCTCTCCGGTGGTGGGCATCCTGGCCGACCGCGCCGGGCGCAAGGTCATCCTGGTCCCCTCCCTGTTCGTCTTCGCCGGGTTCGGCTTCGCCTGCTTCTTCGCCCGAACCGTGGAACAGCTCCTGGTCCTGCGCTTTCTCCAGGGCATGGGCGCGGCCCCGCTGGGCGTGCTCTACTCGACCATGATCGGCGACCTCTACTCCGGGCCGGAACGCGGCCAAGCCATGGGCTACAACGCCAGCGTCCTGGCCATGGGGACCGCCGGATACCCCGCCCTGGGCGGGTTCCTGGCCCTGCTCGGCTGGAACTACCCGTTCCTGCTGCCCCTGCTGGCCGTCCCCCTGGGGCTGGCCATCCTGTGCTGCATGGACACCCCGGAACCCAAGAAATCCGGCAGCCTGAAGGACTATTTCCGCGACGCCCTGGCGCTCATGGCGACCCGCCAGGCGCTCAGCCTGTTCGCCACCACCCTGTTGACCTTCGTCATCCTGTACGGGCCGGTGGTGACCTACCTGCCCGTCCTGCTCAACCACCGGTTCGCGGCCTCGCCCGCGACCATCGGCATGGTCTTCCTGGTGGCCTCGGGCTTCACCGGCGTGGCCTCGTTCCAGCTCGGCCACCTGACCCGGCGGTTCGGGCAGCGCAGCCTGCTCAGCACCGCGGCCGTGTTCTACGCGCTGGCCATGCTGCTCATCCCCCACGCGTCCACCCTGTGGCTGACCGTCCCGGGCGTCATCTGCTTCGGCGTGGCCCAGGGGCTGAACATCCCGACCATCATGACCATGTTGACCACCATCGCGCCCATGGAGCAACGCGGCGCGTTCATGGCCGCCAACGGGCTGCTCCTGCGCCTGGCCCAGACCGTGGCCCCCATGCTCATGGGCGGCCTCTACGCCCTGGCGGGCATGGAAGCGGTCTACCTGGGCGGGCTGGTCGCCGCCGGGACGATCTTTTTCCTGGCCCTGTTCTTCATCTCCAACGCGGAATAG
- the proB gene encoding glutamate 5-kinase, protein MTKTDISRSNLLENVRRVVIKVGSAVLTTADGLNPKAINRLADQLAELSSRGLDVVLVSSGAVAAGRQRIFERTSRKQHNGKDMASRQAASAVGQGRLMHDYDEAFARHGKVTAQVLLTRSGLKLRERFLNARNTMERLLEWGVIPIVNENDTVSTRELEFGDNDTLGAMCLGLVGADLFVNLTSADGVFDRNPDGNPDAKPIPVIEDIASLDLEAMCDGKTSVGTGGMYSKLRAARRAAQLGVPTLIVSGKGEFDIIDVLTGGAGGTLVLPEDRVVSSKKFWLAYHDNPSGAILVDGGAANALMTKGTSLLPIGITGVEGCFDRGALVFIKTADGSELGVGLTNYSADEICRIKGKRTDELPAIMGPAPSDVAVHRDNMLLDAAI, encoded by the coding sequence ATGACGAAAACGGACATTTCCAGGAGCAATCTGCTCGAAAACGTCCGGCGCGTGGTCATCAAGGTCGGTTCCGCCGTCCTGACCACCGCCGACGGCCTCAATCCCAAGGCGATCAACCGGCTGGCCGACCAGCTGGCCGAACTCTCCTCGCGCGGGCTGGACGTGGTCCTGGTCTCCTCGGGCGCGGTGGCCGCCGGTCGCCAGCGCATCTTCGAGCGGACCAGCCGCAAGCAGCACAACGGCAAGGACATGGCATCCCGCCAGGCGGCCTCCGCCGTGGGCCAGGGACGCCTCATGCACGACTACGACGAGGCCTTCGCCCGCCACGGCAAGGTCACGGCCCAGGTCCTGCTGACCCGGTCCGGCCTGAAGCTGCGCGAGCGGTTTCTGAACGCCCGCAACACCATGGAGCGGCTGCTGGAATGGGGCGTCATCCCCATCGTCAACGAGAACGACACCGTGTCCACCCGCGAGCTGGAGTTCGGCGACAACGACACCCTGGGGGCCATGTGCCTCGGCCTGGTCGGCGCGGACCTGTTCGTCAACCTGACCTCCGCCGACGGCGTGTTCGACAGGAACCCGGACGGCAACCCGGACGCCAAACCCATCCCGGTCATCGAGGACATCGCCTCCCTGGACCTGGAGGCCATGTGCGACGGCAAGACCAGCGTCGGCACCGGCGGCATGTACTCCAAGCTGCGCGCGGCGCGGCGGGCGGCCCAGCTGGGCGTGCCCACCCTGATCGTGTCCGGCAAGGGGGAGTTCGACATCATCGACGTGCTGACCGGCGGCGCGGGCGGCACCCTGGTCCTGCCCGAGGACCGGGTGGTCTCCAGCAAGAAATTCTGGCTCGCCTACCACGACAACCCGTCCGGGGCGATCCTGGTGGACGGCGGCGCGGCCAACGCCCTGATGACCAAGGGCACCTCGCTGCTGCCCATCGGCATCACCGGGGTCGAGGGGTGCTTCGACCGGGGCGCGCTGGTCTTCATCAAGACCGCGGACGGCAGTGAACTGGGCGTGGGGCTGACCAACTATTCGGCGGACGAGATCTGCCGCATCAAGGGCAAGCGGACCGACGAGCTGCCCGCCATCATGGGCCCCGCCCCGTCCGATGTGGCCGTCCACCGGGACAACATGCTCCTGGACGCGGCCATCTGA
- a CDS encoding LysR family transcriptional regulator, with product MTTRQLRYFLAVAETLHFRKAAERLHMTQPPLSQQIAAFEAELGVALFERDRRSVKLTEAGESLLRDVRTILAAIDQARRRTVDTGLGRRGRLRVGFMGPAIDGPLGPDLKRFAERHPGIVLELTEKSTPELTALVREGGLDAAVVRVSGAVPAGLVRRVYHRETYVLAVPAAHRLAGERAVTPGMLDNEPMIMLPRALNPTLFDQWAGLFSRAGARLNVAQEVLTKHATVALVAAGLGVSPVPLSTAGTGRRDLAFIPFAGEVPELEFHLVARDEAHGPPLAAFLEELMTGKGSPEGAAAPDYPSSGS from the coding sequence ATGACGACGCGACAGTTGCGCTATTTCCTGGCCGTGGCCGAGACCCTGCACTTCCGCAAGGCGGCGGAGCGGCTGCACATGACCCAGCCGCCCCTGTCCCAGCAGATCGCTGCCTTCGAGGCCGAGCTGGGCGTGGCGCTCTTCGAACGCGACCGGCGGTCCGTGAAGCTGACCGAGGCGGGAGAATCCCTGCTCCGGGACGTGCGCACCATCCTGGCGGCCATCGACCAGGCGCGGCGCAGGACCGTGGACACCGGGCTGGGGCGCCGGGGCAGACTTCGGGTGGGATTCATGGGACCGGCCATCGACGGGCCGCTGGGACCCGACCTCAAGCGGTTTGCCGAGCGGCATCCGGGCATCGTCCTGGAGCTGACCGAAAAGTCCACCCCGGAGCTGACCGCGCTGGTCCGCGAAGGGGGGCTGGATGCGGCGGTGGTCCGGGTGTCGGGCGCGGTCCCGGCCGGGCTGGTCCGGCGCGTCTATCACCGGGAAACCTACGTCCTGGCCGTGCCCGCCGCCCACCGTCTGGCCGGGGAGCGCGCCGTGACCCCGGGGATGCTCGACAACGAGCCCATGATCATGCTCCCGCGCGCCCTCAACCCCACGCTCTTCGATCAGTGGGCCGGGCTGTTCTCCCGGGCCGGGGCGCGGCTCAACGTGGCTCAGGAGGTGCTCACCAAGCACGCCACCGTGGCCCTGGTCGCCGCCGGGCTGGGCGTGTCGCCGGTGCCCCTGTCCACGGCCGGGACCGGACGCAGGGACCTCGCCTTCATCCCCTTTGCCGGGGAGGTGCCGGAGCTGGAATTTCACCTCGTGGCGCGCGACGAAGCGCACGGACCGCCCCTTGCGGCCTTCCTCGAAGAACTGATGACGGGAAAGGGATCGCCCGAAGGCGCGGCCGCGCCGGACTATCCGTCCAGCGGCTCGTAG
- a CDS encoding carboxymuconolactone decarboxylase family protein, translating to MDNERFERGMEMLREVDGQLGDRVVESLSDVAPDLARLMVEFAFGDVYVRPALNLRDRELVTIAALAAKGGCEPQLKVHVNGALNVGLTRDEIVETFLQIAVYAGFPAALNAVFAAKAVFAERDG from the coding sequence ATGGACAACGAACGGTTTGAACGCGGAATGGAGATGTTGCGGGAGGTGGACGGCCAGCTGGGCGACCGGGTGGTGGAGTCCCTGTCGGACGTGGCCCCGGATCTGGCCCGGCTGATGGTGGAGTTCGCCTTCGGCGACGTCTACGTCCGGCCCGCCCTGAACCTCAGGGATCGGGAGCTGGTGACCATCGCGGCCCTGGCCGCCAAGGGAGGGTGCGAGCCGCAGCTCAAGGTGCACGTGAACGGCGCGCTCAACGTGGGCCTGACCCGCGACGAGATCGTGGAAACCTTTCTCCAGATAGCGGTCTATGCCGGGTTCCCGGCGGCCCTGAACGCGGTCTTCGCGGCCAAGGCGGTGTTCGCGGAGCGCGACGGATAG
- the obgE gene encoding GTPase ObgE: MKFVDEATIKVTSGKGGSGCASLRREANLPKGGPDGGDGGKGGDVIFRASERLVTLYDFRLKRNYIARNGQPGMGRDKYGKAAEDLVVELPVGTLIFEVTEDEDGNASERLIADLVEDGMEVTICEGGRGGRGNLHFKSSINRTPRYAEPGFPGEEKQLRLELKILADVGLLGLPSAGKSTFIAQVSAARPKIAAYPFTTLVPNLGVIENDEFDRMVIADIPGLIEGASEGRGLGITFLKHVERTRFLVHILAAEDVNRDDPTDGYEMLNQELAQYNPEMALKPQIKVINKIDTLSEEELAELKAKVEATGEKVYFISALTGEGVDELIAEMWRRLDLLNQAE; encoded by the coding sequence ATGAAATTCGTGGATGAAGCTACCATCAAGGTGACCTCGGGCAAGGGCGGCAGCGGCTGCGCGAGCCTGCGGCGCGAGGCCAACCTGCCCAAGGGCGGCCCGGACGGCGGCGACGGCGGCAAGGGCGGCGACGTGATCTTTCGCGCCTCCGAACGCCTTGTCACGCTCTACGACTTCCGGCTGAAGCGCAACTACATCGCCAGGAACGGCCAGCCCGGCATGGGCCGCGACAAGTACGGCAAGGCCGCCGAAGACCTCGTGGTCGAGCTGCCCGTGGGCACCCTGATCTTCGAGGTCACGGAGGACGAGGACGGCAACGCCAGCGAGCGGCTGATCGCCGACCTGGTGGAGGACGGCATGGAAGTGACCATCTGCGAGGGCGGTCGCGGCGGACGGGGCAACCTGCACTTCAAGTCCTCCATCAACCGCACCCCCCGCTACGCCGAGCCCGGCTTCCCCGGCGAGGAAAAGCAGCTCCGGCTGGAGCTCAAGATTTTGGCGGACGTGGGGCTTCTCGGCCTGCCGTCGGCGGGCAAGTCCACCTTCATCGCCCAGGTCTCCGCAGCCCGGCCCAAGATCGCGGCCTACCCGTTCACCACCCTGGTGCCCAACCTCGGCGTCATCGAGAACGACGAGTTCGACCGCATGGTCATCGCCGACATTCCCGGCCTCATCGAAGGGGCCAGCGAGGGACGCGGCCTGGGCATCACCTTCCTCAAGCACGTGGAGCGCACCCGCTTCCTGGTCCACATCCTGGCCGCCGAGGACGTCAACCGCGACGACCCGACCGACGGCTACGAGATGCTCAACCAGGAGCTGGCGCAGTACAATCCGGAGATGGCCCTCAAGCCGCAGATCAAGGTCATCAACAAGATCGACACCCTGAGCGAAGAGGAGCTGGCCGAGCTGAAGGCCAAGGTCGAGGCGACGGGGGAAAAGGTCTACTTCATCTCCGCCCTGACCGGCGAGGGCGTGGACGAGCTGATCGCCGAGATGTGGCGCAGGCTCGACCTGCTCAACCAGGCCGAATAA
- the rpmA gene encoding 50S ribosomal protein L27 — translation MAHKKAGGSSRNGRDSAGQRRGVKRFGGQEVLAGNILVRQLGTKFHPGENVGVGRDYTLFALIDGTVKFEKFTRKKVVKTRVSVTPAEA, via the coding sequence ATGGCTCATAAGAAAGCTGGTGGTAGCTCCAGAAACGGTCGCGACAGCGCCGGACAAAGACGTGGCGTGAAACGCTTCGGCGGTCAGGAAGTTCTGGCCGGGAACATTCTCGTTCGTCAGCTCGGCACCAAATTTCACCCCGGCGAGAACGTCGGCGTGGGCAGGGACTACACCCTGTTCGCCCTGATCGACGGCACCGTCAAGTTCGAGAAGTTCACCCGCAAGAAGGTCGTCAAGACCCGCGTGAGTGTGACGCCCGCCGAGGCCTAG
- the rplU gene encoding 50S ribosomal protein L21, translated as MFAIIETGGKQYRVEEGLELNVDLLKADAGNALSIDSVLLVDKDGDTKIGAPYVEGAKVECEVLGHLRGEKIVVFHKLSKKDARKTQGHRQDYTKIKVKSITA; from the coding sequence ATGTTCGCAATTATCGAGACCGGCGGAAAACAGTACCGCGTTGAAGAAGGTCTTGAACTCAATGTAGATTTGCTGAAGGCTGATGCCGGCAATGCGCTGAGCATCGATTCCGTTCTCCTGGTCGACAAAGACGGCGACACCAAGATCGGCGCCCCTTACGTCGAGGGTGCGAAGGTCGAGTGCGAAGTGCTCGGTCATCTCCGCGGCGAGAAGATCGTGGTCTTCCACAAGCTGTCCAAGAAGGACGCCCGGAAGACCCAGGGTCACCGCCAGGATTACACCAAGATCAAAGTCAAGTCCATCACGGCCTAG
- a CDS encoding ComF family protein, with protein sequence MLRRFAPLARRLGLTAARCPVCGTVMADRTRPLCARCAVELPLRTGGYCPSCGEMYGREADPPTRCAECRLTPPPWDGLYLHGRYAGLLRDLILGFKFGNSYGRARLLADLGALAYGSGRGLPPDLVVPVPLHTRRLLWRGFNQSLEIARGVAGRLSVPLSTEALTRTRNTPPQTRLGVKERQANIKGAIAARPDLVRGRRVLLVDDVYTTGSTLRECARTLRRAGCEGVEVLVLARTQREPD encoded by the coding sequence GTGCTCCGCCGGTTCGCGCCCCTGGCCCGCAGGCTCGGCCTGACCGCCGCGCGCTGTCCCGTCTGCGGAACGGTCATGGCGGACCGCACCCGTCCCCTGTGCGCCCGGTGCGCCGTGGAGCTGCCCCTGCGCACCGGGGGATACTGCCCTTCCTGCGGCGAGATGTACGGCCGCGAGGCGGACCCGCCCACCCGCTGCGCCGAGTGCCGCCTCACGCCGCCGCCCTGGGACGGGCTGTATCTCCACGGGCGATACGCGGGGCTGCTGCGCGACCTGATCCTGGGCTTCAAGTTCGGGAACTCCTACGGCCGGGCGCGGCTGCTGGCCGACCTGGGCGCGCTGGCCTACGGAAGCGGGCGGGGACTGCCCCCGGACCTGGTGGTCCCGGTGCCGCTCCACACCCGGCGGCTGCTGTGGCGCGGATTCAACCAGAGCCTGGAGATCGCGCGCGGGGTGGCCGGAAGGCTGTCCGTCCCCCTGTCGACCGAGGCCCTGACCCGGACCCGCAACACCCCGCCCCAGACCCGGCTGGGGGTGAAGGAACGGCAGGCAAACATCAAGGGGGCCATCGCGGCAAGGCCGGACCTGGTGCGCGGCAGGCGCGTGCTCCTGGTGGACGACGTCTACACCACCGGCTCGACCCTGCGGGAATGCGCCCGAACCTTGCGCCGCGCGGGTTGCGAGGGGGTGGAGGTGCTGGTCCTGGCGCGCACCCAGCGGGAGCCGGACTGA
- a CDS encoding flavodoxin family protein, whose product MSQAVVFACSHRRGGNSDLAAELLAQGVRRAGGEAEVVHLRNFQVMPCLACGYCDADVRQGVDRCVLGRQDQAFDLFARCFEARTVLFASPIYFYHLPSRLKTWIDRGQQFWTARRDNEPWVADLPARTARAVLVAGQPSGEKLFEGARLTLKYFVRNFNMELAEPLTIRGVDQRTDLDGRADLEASVIELGETAWNSAG is encoded by the coding sequence GTGAGCCAAGCCGTCGTCTTCGCATGCAGCCACCGCCGGGGCGGAAACTCGGACCTGGCCGCCGAACTCCTGGCCCAGGGCGTCCGCCGGGCCGGGGGCGAGGCCGAGGTCGTCCACCTGCGCAACTTCCAGGTCATGCCCTGCCTGGCCTGCGGCTATTGCGACGCCGACGTGCGCCAGGGGGTGGACCGCTGCGTGCTGGGCCGCCAGGACCAGGCCTTCGACCTCTTCGCCCGCTGCTTCGAGGCCCGGACCGTGCTCTTCGCCTCACCCATCTACTTCTACCACCTCCCCTCCCGGCTCAAGACCTGGATCGACCGGGGCCAGCAGTTCTGGACCGCCCGCCGCGACAACGAGCCGTGGGTGGCGGACCTGCCCGCGCGCACGGCCAGGGCAGTGCTCGTGGCGGGCCAGCCCTCCGGGGAGAAGCTCTTCGAGGGCGCGCGGCTGACGCTCAAATACTTTGTCCGGAATTTCAATATGGAACTCGCCGAGCCGCTGACCATCAGGGGCGTGGACCAGCGGACCGACCTGGACGGCCGGGCCGACCTGGAGGCGTCCGTCATCGAACTGGGCGAGACCGCCTGGAACTCGGCGGGCTAG
- a CDS encoding MBL fold metallo-hydrolase, with protein sequence MDIATFPLGPLQTNCFVLANGDQAVVVDPGGDPAPVLDHLKEQGLTLTHILNTHLHFDHTAGNKALSEATGAPVLAHQADASLLETWLGRGGDMGLPLIDVYDWTPLEPGEGVFAGAACRILHTPGHSTGSLTFHFPDAGAAFVGDLIFYRSIGRTDFPGGDLPTLKRSVEEHIFTMPPETRLLSGHGPETTVGDERNHNPFFGGF encoded by the coding sequence ATGGATATAGCGACCTTTCCCCTCGGCCCCCTGCAGACCAACTGCTTTGTCCTGGCCAACGGCGACCAGGCCGTGGTCGTGGACCCTGGCGGCGACCCCGCCCCGGTGCTGGACCACCTGAAGGAACAGGGGCTGACCCTGACCCACATCCTGAACACCCACCTGCACTTCGACCACACCGCGGGCAACAAGGCGCTGAGCGAAGCCACGGGCGCGCCGGTCCTGGCGCACCAGGCGGACGCCTCCCTGCTGGAAACCTGGCTGGGCCGGGGCGGCGACATGGGACTGCCCCTCATCGACGTCTACGATTGGACGCCGCTCGAACCGGGCGAAGGGGTCTTTGCCGGGGCCGCCTGCCGCATCCTGCACACCCCGGGCCACTCCACGGGCAGCCTGACCTTCCACTTCCCGGACGCCGGGGCGGCCTTCGTGGGCGATCTCATATTCTACCGTTCCATAGGCCGTACCGACTTCCCCGGCGGGGACCTGCCCACCCTCAAGCGGTCGGTGGAGGAGCACATCTTCACTATGCCGCCCGAGACCCGGCTCCTTTCCGGGCACGGCCCGGAGACCACGGTGGGCGACGAACGCAACCACAACCCGTTCTTCGGGGGGTTCTAG
- a CDS encoding nitroreductase family protein, with protein MDSKDNPVLRAIRERRSIRRFTSEPVERAALLTILEAGQWAPSGLNNQPWRFLVVTRDDPRHTLLAECTKYAQIVRDSAACICVLLQKDAMYSEMKDHQGAGACIQNMLLAVHALGLGAVWLGQIVNDQPATLGALGLSDAEYEIEAVLALGHPDQKGDSKRKPLSELLLEDF; from the coding sequence ATGGACAGCAAAGACAACCCCGTGCTCCGAGCCATCCGCGAGCGCCGCTCCATCCGCAGGTTCACTTCGGAGCCGGTTGAACGGGCCGCCCTCCTGACCATCCTGGAGGCGGGCCAATGGGCGCCCAGCGGGCTGAACAACCAGCCCTGGCGCTTCCTGGTCGTCACCCGCGACGATCCCCGCCACACCCTCCTGGCGGAGTGCACCAAGTACGCCCAGATCGTCCGGGACTCGGCGGCCTGCATCTGCGTGCTGCTGCAAAAGGACGCCATGTACAGCGAGATGAAGGACCACCAGGGAGCCGGGGCATGCATCCAGAACATGCTCCTGGCCGTCCACGCCCTCGGCCTGGGCGCGGTCTGGCTGGGCCAGATCGTCAACGACCAACCGGCCACCCTCGGCGCGCTCGGCCTGTCCGACGCCGAGTACGAGATCGAGGCCGTCCTCGCCCTGGGCCACCCGGACCAGAAGGGCGATTCCAAACGCAAACCGCTTTCCGAGCTCCTGTTGGAGGACTTTTGA
- a CDS encoding RNA polymerase sigma factor yields MKEKRKAEIVRDILLGDVQSFGILVREYQRPVFNLMLRMTGDAETAADLSQEAFARAYEKLETFNQRRRFFPWLYTLALNVARDWFRKEGRDRHIFVEDATEMIRDEDVPDEPKSINARIDGAKAFDAVMELDPKYREALILRYRHDFTMQEIANTLGISVSAAKMRLSRGLDMVRHRFTGGTHD; encoded by the coding sequence ATGAAAGAGAAGCGCAAAGCGGAAATTGTACGCGACATACTGCTGGGCGACGTCCAGTCGTTCGGCATTCTGGTGCGCGAGTACCAGAGGCCCGTGTTCAATCTCATGCTGCGCATGACCGGCGACGCGGAAACGGCAGCGGACCTATCCCAGGAAGCGTTCGCCCGGGCATACGAGAAGCTCGAAACGTTCAACCAGCGCAGGCGGTTTTTCCCATGGCTGTATACGCTGGCCCTGAACGTGGCCCGGGACTGGTTCCGGAAGGAAGGGCGCGACAGACACATCTTCGTCGAGGACGCAACGGAAATGATCCGCGACGAGGACGTGCCGGACGAACCGAAGTCGATCAACGCGCGCATAGACGGCGCCAAGGCGTTCGATGCGGTGATGGAACTTGATCCCAAGTACCGCGAAGCGCTCATCCTCAGGTATCGGCACGATTTCACCATGCAGGAGATCGCGAACACCCTGGGGATCAGCGTCAGTGCGGCGAAGATGCGCCTGAGCAGGGGGCTGGACATGGTCCGGCACCGATTTACGGGGGGAACCCATGACTGA
- a CDS encoding glycogen-binding domain-containing protein — MTEEKKKMRMEDIIIQSIQSAPEVDPPADLYRRVMDGLEPKRPSLWTRVRLWLIRPQVLAVRPLTAIPALTLAVALIALAVVKNQPVVEDPAMRLATVRFILHDTDMHARNVSVIGSFNNWRADRSVMWYSSEAKAWILEAQLPTGDHEYLFLVNGEQLVPDPNAPMTSDDGFGNRNSIVFVNGEHEQAL; from the coding sequence ATGACTGAAGAAAAAAAGAAAATGCGGATGGAAGACATCATCATCCAATCCATACAGAGCGCGCCCGAGGTGGACCCGCCCGCGGATCTCTACCGGCGCGTCATGGACGGGCTTGAGCCCAAGCGGCCGTCCCTGTGGACGCGGGTCCGGCTGTGGCTGATCCGGCCGCAGGTTCTGGCCGTGCGCCCGCTCACGGCCATTCCGGCCCTGACCCTGGCCGTGGCCCTGATCGCCCTGGCCGTGGTCAAGAACCAGCCCGTGGTGGAAGATCCCGCCATGCGGCTTGCCACGGTTCGTTTCATATTGCACGATACGGACATGCACGCCCGGAACGTGTCCGTCATCGGGTCGTTCAACAATTGGCGGGCGGACCGTTCGGTCATGTGGTACAGTTCAGAGGCGAAAGCGTGGATACTCGAAGCGCAGCTGCCCACGGGCGACCATGAATACCTGTTCCTGGTCAACGGGGAACAGCTCGTGCCCGACCCCAACGCGCCCATGACCAGCGACGACGGGTTCGGAAACCGGAATTCGATCGTGTTTGTGAACGGAGAACATGAGCAAGCATTGTAG